A part of Cryptococcus neoformans var. grubii H99 chromosome 6, complete sequence genomic DNA contains:
- a CDS encoding mitochondrial intermembrane space import and assembly protein 40, whose translation MFARSFSSVSRTIARRSLSTRSGPAPSSLWSSRNAVIAGTTLAITALAVTSERRKVFNESAQKATSPRDSIIAQESLKENVHKKSVRKDEFSGESTESEASASSDSVEKAADDAALILEEKEAEAAEPSQGAYNPETGEINWDCPCLGGMATGPCGEQFKAAFSCFVYSEAEPKGVDCVELFKVMQDCFREHPEVYGEEIDDDEAPPAQEEKMEEKVEAAKEETAAPAAAP comes from the exons ATGTTCGCCCGCTCATTCTCCAGCGTTTCTCGAACCATTGCCCGTCGATCTCTTAGCACCCGCTCCGGACCTGCGCCTTCGTCATTATGGTCTTCCCGTAACGCCGTCATTGCCGGTACAACGCTCGCTATCACTGCCTTGGCTGTCACCTCCGAGAGGCGAAAGGTATTCAATGAATCTGCCCAGAAGGCTACTAGTCCTAGAGATAGCATAATCGCACAGGAGAgtttgaaggagaatgtCCACAAGAAGTCTG TCAGGAAGGATGAGTTTTCAGGGGAATCCACCGAGTCTGAGGCCTCAGCCTCATCAGATAGCGTAGAAAAGGCTGCCGACGACGCTGCCCTGATCcttgaggaaaaggaggctGAAGCCGCCGAGCCTTCACAAGGTGCTTACAACCCCGAGACTGGAGAGATCAACTGGGATTGCCCT TGTCTTGGTGGTATGGCCACCGGCCCTTGTGGCGAGCAGTTTAAGGCTgccttctcttgcttcGTCTACTCTGAGGCTGAACCCAAGGGTGTTGACTGTGTTGAGTTATTCAAGGTGATGCAGGATTGCTTCAGGGAGCACCCCGAAGTTTATGGAGAGG AAAttgacgacgatgaggcTCCTCCTGCCCAGGAGGAAAaaatggaggaaaaggttgagGCGGCCAAGGAGGAAACTGCTGCCcccgctgctgctccttAG
- a CDS encoding methylated-DNA-protein-cysteine methyltransferase, which translates to MGDIADLTAKTYDIARLIPPGRVTSYGHIAKLAGYPTYSRHVGNALKMLPPNSEIPWQRVVNSKGIISPRGDFGLGVARQKERLEDEGVEVETLTGAGGERVDLRRWGWFPETLPQDGEE; encoded by the exons ATGGGGGATATTGCAGATTTGACAGCAAAGACGTACGATATAGCAAGGCTTATTCCACCAGGACGAGTGACTAGCTATG GCCATATTGCCAAGCTTGCTGGGTATCCTACGTACTCGAG ACATGTAGGCAATGCTTTGAAGATGTTACCTCCCAATTCTGAAATACCTTGGCAG CGCGTGGTCAATTCGAAAGGAATAATATCTCCTCGGGGCGATTTTGGATTAGGGGTTGCCAGGCAAAAGGAACGActagaagatgaaggtgtggaAGTGGAGACCCTGACTGGAGCTGGAGGCGAGAGAGTGGATCtaaggagatggggatggttCCCAGAGACTTTACCACAGGACGGAGAAGAATAA
- a CDS encoding methylated-DNA-protein-cysteine methyltransferase, variant, whose protein sequence is MGDIADLTAKTYDIARLIPPGRVTSYGHIAKLAGYPTYSRHRVVNSKGIISPRGDFGLGVARQKERLEDEGVEVETLTGAGGERVDLRRWGWFPETLPQDGEE, encoded by the exons ATGGGGGATATTGCAGATTTGACAGCAAAGACGTACGATATAGCAAGGCTTATTCCACCAGGACGAGTGACTAGCTATG GCCATATTGCCAAGCTTGCTGGGTATCCTACGTACTCGAG ACAT CGCGTGGTCAATTCGAAAGGAATAATATCTCCTCGGGGCGATTTTGGATTAGGGGTTGCCAGGCAAAAGGAACGActagaagatgaaggtgtggaAGTGGAGACCCTGACTGGAGCTGGAGGCGAGAGAGTGGATCtaaggagatggggatggttCCCAGAGACTTTACCACAGGACGGAGAAGAATAA
- a CDS encoding phosphatidylinositol transfer protein SFH5 encodes MSVVEASSAAQATWPELTEDHPLSQLNSRLPKILSEAGHSQIWGVTLIYSTPPVFSTLIILQKFLRSVDNSVDEAATALGKTLKWRKDWGLDAPADQKEKENFGPDFEGLGYVTKIKKNNGGDEIVTWNVYGAVKDLKSTFGDLDRFLRWRVNLMEEAIAHLHLATTSTPIPDFNAGIDPHRMAQVHLYEGVSFLRMDPHVKAASKATIELMAANYPELLSRKFFVGVPLIMSWMFQAVRMFVSAETAKKFVVISYKENLANELGELEGVPKEYGGKGLSLGELQNQLRGKDPVTSL; translated from the exons ATGTCTGTCGTCGAAGCATCCTCCGCCGCGCAAGCCACCTGGCCTGAGCTCACAGAAGATCACCCCCTTTCGCAGCTCAACTCTCGCCTTCCCAAAATCCTCTCAGAAGCCGGCCACTCTCAAATCTGGGGTGTCACTCTTATTTACTCTACTCCCCCAGTCTTCTCTACCCTTATTATTCTGCAAAAATTCCTTCGTTCCGTGGACAACAGCGTAGATGAGGCTGCCACGGCTCTAGGCAAGACACTCAAGTGGCGGAAGGACTGGGGATTGGACGCGCCTGCGGAccagaaagagaaggaaaactTCGGGCCCGATTTCGAAGGCTTAGGATATGTGACAAAGATCAAGAAAAATAATGGCGGGGATGAGATCGTGACTTGGAACGTTTATGGAGCTGTGAAGGATTTGAAATCGACCTTTGGGGATCTTGACCG GTTCCTTCGATGGCGTGTTAATCTTATGGAGGAGGCTAtcgctcatcttcatctcgccACCACCTCTACTCCCATCCCAGACTTTAATGCAGGTATTGATCCCCATCGCATGGCACAAGTCCATCTCTACGAAGGGGTCTCATTTCTTCGCATGGATCCCCATGTGAAAGCTGCCTCCAAGGCAACTATTGAGCTTATGGCGGCCAACTATCCCGAACTCCTTTCTCGCAAGTTCTTTGTGGGGGTGCCCTTGATAATGAGCTGGATGTTTCAGGCCGTGCGAATGTTCGTTTCCGCTGAGACTGCCAAGAAGTTTGTGGTCATCAGCTACAAGGAGAATCTGGCGAATGAATTGGGAGAACTTGAAGGCGTGCCCAAGGAGTATGGTGGAAAGGGTCTTAGTTTGGGCGAACTTCAGAACCAACTGCGAGGGAAGGACCCAGTGACTTCTTTGTAA